The Halobellus sp. MBLA0158 genome has a window encoding:
- a CDS encoding IclR family transcriptional regulator has protein sequence MPDGTLTVETTQTSLDILSTIRDRDGARLHDIVEEHGIAKSTAHKHLVTLEQAGFLRKSGDRYHIGFKFLNYGEYAREQWYWFSAVKGAVEELAKRTEEECDFVVDDHGRVITIVESYHKWAKYEGDEGSKRYRAYMGTYYPMHATGSGLAILSTYAPERVDAVVDKWGMPELTDQTITSREELFAELDRAEERGYAVGDQYYTEGLRSIGKPVFGPDGAVIGALSVSGPTYRIDGSVLDREIPRALSEVVESLEAELAATAPGA, from the coding sequence ATGCCAGATGGCACACTCACAGTGGAGACGACGCAGACGTCCCTCGACATCCTGTCGACCATCCGGGACCGAGACGGCGCGAGGCTCCACGACATCGTCGAGGAACACGGGATCGCGAAGAGCACGGCGCACAAGCACCTGGTCACGCTCGAACAGGCCGGATTTCTCCGGAAGTCCGGTGACCGGTACCACATCGGATTCAAGTTCCTGAACTACGGCGAGTACGCCCGAGAGCAGTGGTACTGGTTCTCGGCGGTCAAAGGCGCCGTCGAGGAGCTCGCAAAGCGCACCGAAGAGGAGTGTGACTTCGTCGTCGACGACCACGGGCGCGTGATCACGATCGTGGAGTCCTACCACAAGTGGGCGAAGTACGAGGGCGACGAGGGATCGAAGCGCTACCGGGCGTACATGGGGACCTACTACCCGATGCACGCGACCGGCTCGGGCCTCGCGATCCTCTCGACGTACGCGCCCGAGCGGGTCGACGCCGTCGTCGACAAGTGGGGGATGCCCGAGCTCACAGACCAGACGATCACGTCCCGCGAGGAGCTGTTCGCCGAGCTGGACCGCGCCGAGGAGCGCGGCTACGCCGTCGGCGATCAGTACTACACCGAGGGACTCCGGAGCATCGGCAAGCCGGTGTTCGGCCCAGACGGTGCGGTCATCGGCGCCCTGAGCGTGTCGGGACCGACCTATCGGATCGACGGCTCCGTCCTCGATCGGGAGATCCCCCGCGCGCTGTCCGAGGTGGTCGAGTCCCTCGAAGCGGAGCTGGCGGCGACCGCGCCCGGCGCGTAG
- a CDS encoding iron-containing alcohol dehydrogenase → MSLGEYSLSFPITVEFGNGTSERTGEVIAAKGWETALVVTDQGIRAAGILDGVEASLEAEGIDYEIYDDVEPNPTTAMVHDALETLEAGEFDVVVAVGGGSVIDTAKCATLLKTNSGDLSEYEVNVPEDVTSGSIENHTHPLITIPTTAGTGSEVDYWAVITAPDRKFKMAIGQPPLYPDGPYLGADVSLVDPELTASLPPRQTAATGFDAFSHALENHVAAGAPELVKPYTRHVMGLVPEYLPEAYESGAMEAREQLLFGSHMAGFCENFAGFGAIHSLAEVTGGMYPEIPHGEAIAVFTPPVMRYNLEAYPARYAEVAEAMGVDTSGLSETEAAHEAVAAVESLIDEVDLPSSLSELGVEEDDLREIAEKSMETIEIHDNPREADAEDLLDVARDAY, encoded by the coding sequence ATGAGTCTCGGGGAGTACTCGCTGTCGTTCCCGATCACCGTGGAGTTCGGCAACGGCACGAGCGAGCGAACGGGCGAGGTGATCGCCGCGAAAGGCTGGGAGACCGCCCTCGTCGTCACCGATCAGGGAATCAGGGCCGCGGGGATACTCGACGGGGTCGAAGCCTCCCTCGAAGCCGAGGGGATCGACTACGAGATCTACGACGACGTCGAGCCCAACCCGACCACGGCGATGGTCCACGACGCCCTAGAGACCTTGGAGGCCGGTGAGTTCGACGTGGTCGTCGCGGTCGGCGGCGGCAGCGTCATCGACACGGCCAAATGCGCGACGCTCCTGAAGACCAACTCGGGCGACCTCTCGGAGTACGAGGTGAACGTCCCCGAGGACGTCACGTCGGGGAGCATCGAGAACCACACCCACCCGTTGATCACGATTCCGACGACCGCGGGGACCGGCAGCGAGGTGGACTACTGGGCGGTGATCACCGCGCCGGACCGGAAGTTCAAGATGGCGATCGGCCAACCGCCGCTCTACCCGGACGGGCCCTACCTGGGCGCGGACGTCTCGTTGGTCGATCCGGAACTGACGGCGTCGCTGCCGCCGCGACAGACCGCCGCGACGGGCTTCGACGCGTTCTCCCACGCCTTGGAAAACCACGTCGCGGCGGGCGCGCCCGAGTTGGTCAAGCCCTACACGCGGCACGTGATGGGGCTCGTGCCGGAGTACCTCCCCGAGGCCTACGAGTCGGGCGCGATGGAGGCGCGCGAGCAACTCCTGTTCGGCTCGCATATGGCGGGCTTCTGTGAGAACTTCGCGGGCTTCGGCGCGATCCACTCGCTGGCGGAGGTGACCGGTGGAATGTACCCCGAGATTCCGCACGGCGAGGCGATCGCCGTGTTCACCCCGCCAGTGATGCGGTACAACCTCGAAGCATACCCCGCTCGCTACGCGGAGGTGGCCGAGGCGATGGGCGTCGACACGTCCGGGCTATCGGAGACGGAGGCCGCACACGAGGCGGTCGCGGCGGTCGAATCCCTCATCGACGAGGTCGACCTGCCGTCGAGCCTCAGCGAACTCGGCGTCGAAGAGGACGACCTCCGAGAGATCGCGGAAAAATCGATGGAGACGATCGAGATCCACGACAACCCCCGCGAGGCCGACGCCGAGGACCTGCTGGACGTCGCACGCGACGCCTACTGA
- a CDS encoding aldehyde dehydrogenase family protein, protein MSSSRSGASPVIERHRSKHEEATTDVEFGAWIDGELHTHGQKREVEDPVTGESIVEIPQGDTATVDSAVEAAWDAFEREWEAASVRDRSARLFEWADVLEDHTEELTLLECLDCGKPISQARGEVEGAIDTLEYYASVCRAQRGSEIPGGEDVHLYTTQEPYGVVGQIVPWNYPLWAAAWKLGPALAAGNACVLKPANDTPLSTLRAAQLSEGIFPDGVLNVVPGPGSEVGQAIAEHDDIRKISFTGSTAVGSGVMRAAADRVAPVTLELGGKSPFIVFPDANLEKVVEAVADGIFYSTGEICDAFSRALVHESVAEEFTERFVEKAESYVLGDPLDEETTMGPLTSQRQFETVREYIETGREEADLLCGGGVPDDPALSEGWYVEPTVFGGVTNEMTIAREEIFGPVQTIQTFSEYEEAIDLANDTQYGLAAGIGTEKTSLVHQTADDLEAGLVYVNEYGPIMPDAPYGGFKQSGFGKDLGLEALDHYQRQKSVYVNLDRPEL, encoded by the coding sequence ATGAGCAGTTCCCGATCAGGCGCGAGTCCAGTGATCGAGCGGCATCGCTCGAAACACGAGGAGGCGACGACCGACGTCGAATTCGGCGCGTGGATCGACGGCGAACTCCACACTCACGGACAGAAGAGGGAAGTCGAAGATCCCGTGACCGGCGAATCGATCGTCGAGATTCCACAAGGCGACACCGCAACCGTCGACAGCGCGGTCGAGGCCGCCTGGGACGCCTTCGAGCGCGAGTGGGAGGCCGCGAGCGTCCGCGACCGCTCGGCGCGCCTCTTCGAGTGGGCCGACGTCCTGGAAGACCACACTGAGGAACTCACGCTCTTGGAGTGTCTGGACTGCGGCAAGCCGATCTCGCAGGCTCGCGGAGAGGTCGAGGGCGCGATCGACACCCTAGAGTATTACGCGTCGGTCTGCCGGGCCCAGCGGGGAAGTGAGATTCCGGGCGGGGAGGACGTCCACCTCTACACGACCCAGGAGCCGTACGGAGTCGTCGGCCAGATCGTCCCCTGGAACTATCCCCTGTGGGCGGCCGCCTGGAAACTCGGCCCCGCGCTGGCGGCCGGCAACGCCTGCGTGCTCAAGCCCGCCAACGACACGCCGCTATCGACGCTTCGAGCGGCCCAACTCTCGGAGGGCATCTTCCCCGACGGCGTCCTCAACGTCGTCCCCGGCCCGGGGAGCGAGGTTGGGCAAGCCATAGCCGAACACGACGACATCAGAAAGATCTCTTTCACCGGGAGCACGGCCGTCGGCAGCGGCGTGATGCGCGCGGCCGCGGACCGAGTCGCGCCCGTCACCCTCGAACTCGGCGGCAAGTCCCCCTTCATCGTCTTCCCCGACGCGAATCTGGAGAAGGTCGTCGAGGCGGTGGCCGATGGGATCTTCTACAGCACGGGCGAGATCTGCGACGCGTTCTCGCGCGCGCTCGTCCACGAGTCCGTCGCCGAGGAGTTCACCGAGCGCTTCGTCGAGAAGGCCGAGTCCTACGTGCTGGGCGACCCCCTCGACGAAGAAACCACGATGGGCCCGCTGACCTCTCAGCGCCAGTTCGAGACCGTACGGGAGTACATCGAGACCGGTCGGGAAGAAGCGGACCTGCTCTGCGGCGGCGGGGTGCCCGACGATCCGGCACTCTCCGAGGGCTGGTACGTGGAACCGACGGTCTTCGGCGGCGTCACCAACGAGATGACGATCGCTCGCGAGGAGATCTTCGGGCCCGTCCAGACGATCCAGACCTTCTCCGAGTACGAGGAGGCGATCGACCTCGCCAACGACACCCAGTACGGCCTCGCCGCCGGCATCGGCACGGAGAAGACCTCCCTCGTCCACCAGACCGCGGACGATCTCGAAGCGGGCCTCGTCTACGTGAACGAGTACGGCCCGATTATGCCCGACGCGCCCTACGGCGGCTTCAAACAGTCAGGCTTCGGGAAGGACCTCGGGCTTGAGGCGTTAGATCACTACCAGCGACAGAAGAGCGTCTACGTCAACCTCGACCGGCCCGAACTCTGA
- a CDS encoding metallophosphoesterase family protein — protein MGVISSIKEKLNQETTSGEAAGMEKDPGVTRLFFATDVHGSSACWRKFVNSADFYDADVLVLGGDTTGKAIFPIVDEGDRYTYTRQGDEHTIDDDEELDEFLDSLEDTGYYPYVMDEAEYEQLQTADDAEERQNEIFLTKMQERIREWIEFAERKLDDTPVYACPGNDDPFEIDEVWESSDVVDLVEGEVVDLPQGYQMASTGWTHPTPWDTDREEPEDELRERIEGIVSGIDDYDRAIFNFHEPPYDSQLDEAPELDEDLRPKFGAQSTEPVGSEAIREIIEEYQPPLSLHGHIHESRGHTKIGDTDAINPGSVYSEASLQGAIVDLRPEVDVVGLVRG, from the coding sequence ATGGGAGTCATCTCGTCGATCAAAGAGAAGCTCAATCAGGAGACGACCTCCGGCGAGGCGGCGGGAATGGAGAAGGACCCGGGCGTGACGCGGCTGTTCTTCGCGACGGACGTCCACGGATCGAGCGCCTGCTGGCGGAAGTTCGTCAACAGCGCGGACTTCTACGACGCCGACGTCCTGGTCCTCGGCGGCGACACGACAGGAAAGGCGATCTTCCCGATCGTCGACGAGGGCGACCGGTACACCTACACGCGCCAGGGCGACGAGCACACGATCGACGACGACGAGGAGCTCGATGAGTTCCTCGATTCGCTGGAGGACACCGGCTACTACCCGTACGTGATGGACGAAGCCGAGTACGAGCAGCTCCAGACCGCCGACGACGCCGAGGAACGGCAGAACGAGATATTCCTCACGAAGATGCAAGAGCGGATCCGCGAGTGGATCGAGTTCGCCGAGAGGAAACTGGACGACACGCCGGTGTACGCCTGCCCCGGCAACGACGACCCGTTCGAGATCGACGAGGTGTGGGAGTCCTCGGACGTCGTCGACCTCGTCGAGGGCGAGGTCGTCGACCTCCCGCAGGGGTACCAGATGGCGAGCACGGGGTGGACCCACCCGACGCCGTGGGACACCGACCGCGAGGAGCCCGAAGACGAACTCCGCGAGCGGATCGAGGGAATCGTCAGCGGCATCGACGACTACGACCGCGCGATTTTCAACTTCCACGAGCCGCCGTACGACTCCCAGCTCGACGAGGCGCCCGAACTCGACGAGGACCTCCGGCCGAAGTTCGGCGCGCAGTCGACAGAGCCCGTCGGCAGCGAGGCGATCCGAGAGATCATCGAGGAGTACCAGCCGCCGCTGTCGCTGCACGGCCACATCCACGAGTCCCGCGGGCACACGAAGATCGGCGACACCGACGCGATCAATCCGGGGAGCGTCTACTCGGAGGCGTCGCTCCAGGGGGCGATCGTCGACCTCCGGCCCGAAGTCGACGTCGTCGGCCTCGTGCGGGGATAG
- a CDS encoding APC family permease — protein sequence MSGDDTLFVREATGLVRDWSSYDAGIYAFLSVNIVTLGFYIWTFNAFIPQGSPILATIISVVAITLQNVVYATLVASMPRVGGDYVWQSRLLSGFWGFFLSWPGWVFILWLWVPIYGSILSWLVLGPVSALFGFVELANFWNSSLGLFTSSMIVVAFAFIYVSLGMKWYARIQQVLFYVGVAGLLIFVGGLLTTNPSGFQSAFNGQMNAWGMDLTYNGIIEGTSVSFAPMWNLNWSASYKLFPMLLFWIMWTVWGSTLFGEVREAGEFKKMFGVFEGALLAAAALAIVLWPLFDSAVGYTFYQALNYNYFVGAGAQQWLSSPTTIAAIAMGNGVLAKLMAILMGGWFFAWSGTVFLSSTRVIFATAFDRTIPEVFSEVKGRYNTPIYAILLMVVPAAILTVIYFFAPGFQTLTLAATFAIAVTFFGTTIACLLFPWRRPELFSKNPVSKYEIAGVPVVSIVAGVYTVILLSVFYLWATESVYGLNNVTSMTFLGVLYLLAAVIYFGMKYYRAQQGVDLDNLHSEIPQD from the coding sequence ATGTCAGGAGACGATACCCTATTCGTCCGAGAAGCGACGGGGCTAGTCAGAGACTGGTCCTCGTATGACGCAGGAATCTACGCGTTCCTGTCGGTGAACATCGTCACGTTGGGCTTCTACATCTGGACGTTCAACGCGTTCATCCCGCAGGGAAGCCCGATCTTGGCGACCATCATCTCAGTCGTCGCGATCACGCTCCAGAACGTGGTCTACGCGACGCTCGTGGCGTCGATGCCGCGGGTCGGCGGCGACTACGTCTGGCAGAGCCGCTTGCTGTCTGGGTTCTGGGGCTTCTTCCTCTCGTGGCCCGGTTGGGTGTTCATCCTGTGGCTGTGGGTACCGATCTACGGATCGATCCTCTCGTGGCTGGTGCTCGGTCCGGTCTCGGCGCTGTTCGGGTTCGTCGAACTGGCGAACTTCTGGAACTCCAGCCTCGGGCTGTTCACCTCGTCGATGATCGTGGTCGCCTTCGCGTTCATCTACGTCAGCCTCGGGATGAAGTGGTACGCGCGGATCCAACAGGTGCTGTTCTACGTCGGCGTCGCGGGCCTGCTCATCTTCGTGGGCGGGCTGCTCACGACGAACCCCTCGGGGTTCCAGTCGGCGTTCAACGGCCAGATGAACGCGTGGGGGATGGACCTCACGTACAACGGAATCATCGAGGGCACGTCGGTGAGCTTCGCTCCGATGTGGAACCTCAACTGGAGCGCGTCCTACAAGCTCTTCCCGATGCTGCTGTTCTGGATAATGTGGACCGTCTGGGGCTCGACCCTGTTCGGTGAGGTCCGCGAGGCGGGCGAGTTCAAGAAGATGTTCGGCGTCTTCGAGGGCGCGCTCCTCGCCGCGGCCGCGCTGGCGATCGTCCTCTGGCCGCTGTTCGACTCCGCGGTCGGATACACCTTCTACCAGGCGCTGAACTACAACTACTTCGTCGGCGCGGGCGCCCAGCAGTGGCTCTCCTCGCCGACGACGATCGCGGCCATCGCGATGGGCAACGGCGTCCTCGCGAAGCTGATGGCGATCCTGATGGGCGGGTGGTTCTTCGCGTGGTCCGGGACCGTCTTCCTCTCGTCGACCCGCGTGATCTTCGCGACGGCGTTCGACCGGACCATCCCGGAGGTCTTCTCCGAGGTGAAGGGCCGCTACAACACGCCGATCTACGCCATCCTGCTGATGGTCGTGCCCGCGGCCATCCTGACGGTCATCTACTTCTTCGCGCCGGGCTTCCAGACGCTCACGCTGGCGGCGACGTTCGCGATCGCGGTCACGTTCTTCGGCACGACGATCGCGTGCCTGCTGTTCCCGTGGCGCCGCCCCGAACTGTTCTCGAAGAACCCGGTCTCGAAGTACGAGATCGCCGGCGTCCCGGTGGTCTCGATCGTCGCCGGCGTCTATACCGTGATCCTGCTTTCGGTGTTCTACCTCTGGGCGACCGAGAGCGTCTACGGGCTCAACAACGTCACCTCGATGACGTTCCTCGGCGTCCTCTACCTGCTGGCGGCGGTCATCTACTTCGGAATGAAGTACTACCGCGCCCAGCAGGGCGTCGACCTCGACAACCTCCACTCGGAGATCCCGCAGGACTGA
- a CDS encoding glycerophosphodiester phosphodiesterase: protein MRPIAHRGCPAQYPENTLEAFRNSAPAVDMIETDVRRCGSGELVLFHDETLDRVTDATGVVAETPLSELREASVLGTGEQIPLLRELFEVVPSAVGLNLELKARDVAREVTEAAADHDHDVLVSSFHPSDLAAAAEAGAETALLLPSEETTPAEFDVGAALDVAAEHACSSVHPHVSLCLETDIVADAHARGFDVNAWTATSASEIERLRDRGVDGVVIDDCEHAALCRDA from the coding sequence GTGCGTCCGATCGCCCACCGGGGCTGTCCGGCGCAGTATCCCGAAAACACCCTCGAAGCGTTCCGGAACTCCGCGCCCGCCGTCGATATGATCGAGACGGACGTCCGGCGCTGTGGGTCCGGCGAGCTGGTGCTCTTCCACGACGAGACGCTCGACCGCGTCACCGACGCGACCGGCGTGGTCGCCGAGACGCCGCTGTCGGAGCTCAGAGAGGCGTCGGTCCTCGGCACCGGGGAACAGATCCCGCTCCTGCGGGAGCTCTTCGAGGTCGTCCCCTCCGCGGTCGGCCTGAATCTCGAACTGAAAGCGCGGGACGTCGCCCGGGAGGTGACCGAGGCGGCCGCCGACCACGACCACGACGTGCTCGTCTCCTCGTTCCACCCGAGCGACCTCGCCGCGGCCGCCGAGGCGGGCGCCGAGACGGCGCTGCTCCTCCCGTCCGAGGAGACGACCCCCGCGGAGTTCGACGTCGGGGCCGCCCTCGACGTCGCCGCCGAGCACGCGTGTTCCAGCGTGCATCCGCACGTGAGCCTCTGTCTGGAGACCGACATCGTGGCGGACGCACACGCGCGCGGCTTCGACGTGAACGCGTGGACGGCCACGTCCGCGTCCGAGATCGAACGGCTCCGCGACCGCGGCGTCGACGGCGTCGTGATCGACGACTGCGAGCACGCGGCCCTGTGCCGGGACGCGTAG
- a CDS encoding ABC transporter ATP-binding protein has translation MSDIHIDGLTKEFDDVTAVDDISLDVDDGEFLVLVGPSGCGKSTTLRMIAGLEDITSGELRIGDRRVNDLEPKERSIAMVFQNYALYPHMTGAENMKFGMKSVSDYTDEEIDQRVQHAADILDIPELLERRPSELSGGERQRVAIGRAIVREPDVFLLDEPLSNLDAKLRVQMRAELLQLHREIDATTLYVTHDQTEAMTLGDRVAVLNDGRIEQVDPPQVLYDYPETRFVAEFIGSPAMNTVPVTLRWDDEGVDAVHDNFELSLPNPESFTERPTSGVFGVRPEDISLARNADDVAQTFEAEVSVTEPLGESLLLHCLIGDDELHVKAEARSTIAPGDVVELTVDEERLHVFDSAGEAIYHSSPREAASEDRVNTPEA, from the coding sequence ATGTCTGACATTCACATCGACGGTCTCACGAAAGAGTTCGACGACGTAACGGCGGTCGACGACATCTCCCTCGACGTCGACGACGGGGAGTTCCTCGTTCTCGTCGGCCCTTCGGGGTGTGGGAAGTCGACCACCCTCCGGATGATCGCCGGCCTCGAAGACATCACGAGCGGCGAACTCCGGATCGGCGACCGGCGCGTGAACGACCTGGAGCCGAAAGAGCGCAGCATCGCGATGGTGTTCCAGAACTACGCGCTCTATCCGCATATGACGGGCGCGGAGAATATGAAGTTCGGGATGAAGTCCGTCAGCGACTACACCGACGAGGAGATCGACCAGCGCGTCCAGCACGCGGCCGACATCCTCGACATTCCGGAGCTGCTCGAACGCCGCCCGAGCGAACTGTCCGGCGGTGAGCGACAGCGCGTCGCCATCGGACGGGCCATCGTCCGCGAGCCCGACGTCTTCCTGCTCGACGAACCGCTGAGCAACCTCGACGCGAAGCTCCGAGTGCAGATGCGGGCCGAACTGCTGCAGCTCCACCGCGAGATCGACGCGACGACGCTGTATGTGACCCACGACCAGACGGAGGCGATGACCCTGGGCGATCGGGTCGCCGTGCTGAACGACGGCCGGATCGAGCAGGTGGATCCGCCGCAGGTGCTGTACGACTACCCGGAGACGCGGTTCGTCGCGGAGTTCATCGGGAGCCCCGCGATGAACACGGTCCCGGTCACGCTCCGGTGGGACGACGAGGGCGTCGACGCGGTCCACGACAACTTCGAGCTGTCGTTGCCGAACCCCGAGTCGTTCACTGAGCGTCCGACGTCGGGGGTCTTCGGCGTCCGGCCCGAGGACATCTCGCTCGCTCGGAACGCCGACGACGTCGCACAGACGTTCGAGGCGGAGGTGAGCGTGACCGAACCGCTCGGCGAGTCGCTGCTGCTGCACTGTCTCATCGGCGACGACGAACTCCACGTCAAAGCCGAGGCGCGGAGCACGATCGCGCCGGGCGACGTCGTCGAGCTGACGGTCGACGAGGAGCGGCTCCACGTGTTCGACTCGGCGGGCGAGGCGATCTATCACTCCTCGCCGCGGGAGGCCGCCAGCGAGGACCGCGTGAACACGCCGGAGGCCTGA
- a CDS encoding carbohydrate ABC transporter permease has protein sequence MATQSTSEPGLARLLPEDVDTEQVLIHGGLVLSIFLMGLPLLLALIMSTQNTTEVYQITNVGIGSEGLSNYGTVLGEYNFGQYMLNSVVMSVIIVIGKVTLSLFAALALVYYRLPYERAVFMFILLTLLLPVPVRIVPLFDLMARLGWGNTLMAITGPYIASATAVFLFRQHFMSIPDSLVENAHLDGVGPLTFLWKVLIPMSRGMIAGVSVITFIYAWNQYLWPLIIMSDQSKQVVQVGLRFLQAASQSGLTRWGIIMAGAVIALLPPLAVLIVLHRPLLETLAIQQK, from the coding sequence ATGGCGACACAGTCCACGTCGGAGCCCGGGCTCGCACGGCTCCTCCCCGAGGACGTCGACACCGAGCAGGTACTCATCCACGGCGGGCTCGTGCTGTCGATCTTCCTGATGGGGCTCCCGCTGCTCTTGGCGCTGATTATGAGCACCCAGAACACGACCGAGGTGTATCAGATCACCAACGTCGGCATCGGCAGCGAGGGGCTCTCCAACTACGGGACGGTCCTGGGCGAGTACAACTTCGGGCAGTACATGCTCAACTCGGTCGTGATGTCCGTGATCATCGTCATCGGGAAGGTGACGCTCTCGCTCTTCGCGGCGCTGGCGCTCGTCTACTACCGACTCCCCTACGAACGCGCCGTGTTTATGTTCATCCTGCTCACGCTCCTGTTGCCCGTCCCGGTCCGGATCGTTCCGCTGTTCGATCTGATGGCGCGGCTCGGGTGGGGGAACACCCTGATGGCGATCACCGGGCCGTACATCGCGAGCGCGACGGCGGTCTTCCTGTTCCGCCAGCACTTCATGTCGATCCCCGACTCGCTGGTCGAGAACGCCCACCTCGACGGCGTCGGCCCGCTGACGTTCCTCTGGAAGGTGCTGATCCCGATGTCGAGAGGGATGATCGCCGGCGTCTCGGTGATCACCTTCATCTACGCGTGGAATCAGTACCTCTGGCCGCTCATCATTATGAGCGACCAGAGCAAACAGGTGGTGCAGGTCGGGCTTCGGTTCCTCCAGGCGGCCTCGCAATCGGGGCTCACCCGCTGGGGAATCATTATGGCCGGCGCGGTGATCGCGCTGTTGCCGCCGCTCGCCGTGCTCATCGTGCTGCACCGGCCGCTCCTCGAAACGCTCGCGATCCAACAGAAGTGA
- a CDS encoding carbohydrate ABC transporter permease has protein sequence MSQLTKPYESKWQAFLLLLPTFAVLIAFLYYPGVETFRLSLQQTILLGTRKTFVGLENYVTLATSSTYHWSFAISVAFAAVVVVGTLAASLFVAYLLFQVDVGSSTYLIAAIWPYALPTAVAASVLLFLLHPSLGIITYVLEALTGTSLEWFTNGPQAFAVVAVVAIWKQLGYNIIFMVAALNNVPETLTESARLDGVGHLQMLYRVYIPLMSPTLVFLVVMNTIYSFFQTFPLVDLMTSGGPNEATNLLIFKLYRDAFEFSNLGLASAESVVLFAVVAILMYVQLRLSESYTTYA, from the coding sequence ATGTCACAACTCACCAAACCGTACGAGTCGAAGTGGCAGGCCTTCCTGCTGCTGCTTCCGACGTTCGCTGTGCTGATCGCCTTCCTCTACTACCCGGGGGTGGAGACCTTCAGGCTGAGCCTCCAACAGACGATTCTCCTGGGAACGCGAAAGACGTTCGTGGGACTGGAGAACTACGTGACGCTCGCCACCTCGTCGACGTACCACTGGAGCTTCGCGATCTCGGTCGCCTTCGCCGCGGTCGTCGTCGTCGGGACCCTCGCGGCGTCGCTGTTCGTCGCGTACCTCCTCTTCCAGGTCGATGTCGGGTCGTCGACGTACCTGATCGCGGCGATCTGGCCGTACGCGCTCCCGACGGCGGTCGCCGCGTCGGTGCTCCTGTTCCTCCTTCACCCGTCTCTGGGTATCATCACCTACGTGTTGGAAGCACTCACCGGGACCTCCTTGGAGTGGTTCACGAACGGTCCGCAGGCGTTCGCCGTCGTCGCGGTCGTGGCGATCTGGAAGCAGCTGGGGTACAATATCATATTTATGGTCGCGGCGTTGAACAACGTTCCAGAGACGCTGACCGAATCTGCGCGACTGGACGGCGTCGGCCACCTGCAGATGCTGTATCGGGTGTACATCCCGCTGATGTCGCCGACGCTCGTCTTCCTCGTGGTGATGAACACGATCTACTCGTTCTTCCAGACGTTCCCGCTCGTCGACCTGATGACGAGCGGCGGCCCGAACGAGGCAACGAATCTGCTGATCTTCAAACTGTACCGCGACGCGTTCGAGTTTAGTAACCTCGGTCTCGCGTCCGCGGAGTCGGTCGTGCTGTTCGCCGTCGTGGCGATACTGATGTACGTCCAGCTGCGACTGTCCGAGAGCTACACCACCTATGCCTGA